Proteins encoded in a region of the Photobacterium angustum genome:
- the lspA gene encoding signal peptidase II, whose product MTSTALKQSLTVKQSGIRWLWLAVLVFIIDNGTKLLVMDTMGYGWPNRIEVLPFFNLLYVHNTGAAFSFLSDASGWQRWLFAAIAFGVCGLLMYWMRRTPATNKIANIAYALIIGGALGNLFDRMYHGFVVDFLDLYYGSYHWPAFNIADSAICVGAALLILDGFKSDKQAKS is encoded by the coding sequence ATGACAAGTACAGCACTGAAGCAATCGCTAACAGTTAAACAATCTGGCATCCGTTGGCTATGGCTAGCGGTTCTGGTATTTATCATCGATAACGGCACTAAGCTGTTAGTGATGGACACGATGGGCTATGGCTGGCCAAACCGGATCGAAGTATTGCCGTTTTTTAATTTACTTTATGTGCACAACACAGGTGCAGCATTTAGTTTTTTAAGTGACGCAAGTGGCTGGCAGCGTTGGTTATTTGCAGCTATTGCCTTTGGTGTTTGTGGTTTATTAATGTACTGGATGCGTCGCACACCAGCGACAAATAAAATCGCTAATATTGCTTATGCATTAATTATTGGTGGCGCATTAGGTAACTTATTTGATCGTATGTATCATGGTTTTGTGGTTGATTTTCTAGACCTTTACTATGGTAGCTACCATTGGCCTGCATTTAATATTGCTGATAGTGCAATATGTGTTGGTGCGGCTTTGTTGATACTTGATGGTTTTAAATCAGACAAGCAAGCTAAGTCGTAA
- the fkpB gene encoding FKBP-type peptidyl-prolyl cis-trans isomerase has translation MSVIKDNSEVLMHFAIKLDDGSVAESTYAAGKPAMFRMGDGSLTDNFEKCLLGLSIGEKGSFELSPEDAFGLPNPDNIHHLDLAKFGADAPAEVGNIIAFAGPDGHDIPGIITAVVGDSVTVDFNHPLAGQAVTFEVEVVSIES, from the coding sequence ATGTCGGTGATTAAAGATAACAGCGAAGTGTTGATGCATTTTGCCATTAAACTTGATGATGGATCGGTTGCGGAATCTACTTATGCCGCAGGTAAGCCTGCAATGTTTCGCATGGGAGATGGCAGTTTAACTGACAATTTTGAAAAGTGTTTATTAGGGTTAAGTATTGGTGAAAAAGGTTCATTTGAATTATCACCAGAAGATGCGTTTGGTTTACCTAACCCCGATAATATCCACCACCTTGATTTAGCTAAATTTGGTGCTGATGCTCCCGCTGAAGTGGGCAATATTATCGCCTTTGCTGGTCCCGATGGACATGATATTCCGGGAATAATTACAGCCGTTGTGGGTGACTCTGTTACTGTTGATTTCAATCATCCACTTGCAGGGCAAGCTGTCACCTTTGAGGTGGAGGTTGTCTCCATTGAAAGTTAA
- the ispH gene encoding 4-hydroxy-3-methylbut-2-enyl diphosphate reductase, with translation MKILLANPRGFCAGVDRAISIVERALEMYQPPIYVRHEVVHNRFVVEGLKQRGAIFVEELSEVPDDNIVIFSAHGVSQAVRNESKQRQLTVFDATCPLVTKVHMEVARASRKAMEVVLIGHAGHPEVEGTMGQYANQDGGMYLVETPNDVDKLKAIVKDPTNLHYVSQTTLSVDETADVIDRLRIVFPEIQGPRKDDICYATQNRQDAVREMAETVDVMIVVGSKNSSNSNRLRELSEKLGTPGYLTDCVEDIEASWFENKTKVGVTAGASAPEELVNQIIQQIQTITGSDVEELSGREENMFFEVPKELQVKNI, from the coding sequence ATGAAAATCTTACTCGCAAACCCACGTGGTTTTTGTGCTGGTGTTGATCGTGCGATCAGCATTGTCGAGCGTGCGTTGGAAATGTACCAACCGCCTATTTATGTTCGCCACGAAGTCGTACATAACCGTTTTGTTGTTGAAGGGCTAAAGCAGCGAGGCGCAATTTTTGTTGAGGAACTCAGTGAAGTACCTGACGACAATATCGTTATCTTTTCCGCTCATGGTGTTTCACAAGCGGTGCGTAATGAATCTAAACAACGTCAGTTAACGGTGTTTGATGCAACGTGTCCATTGGTGACAAAAGTACATATGGAAGTGGCTCGTGCCAGTCGAAAAGCGATGGAAGTCGTGCTGATTGGGCACGCAGGACATCCGGAAGTTGAAGGCACAATGGGGCAATATGCTAACCAAGATGGCGGCATGTACCTTGTTGAAACACCGAATGATGTTGATAAGTTAAAAGCAATTGTTAAAGATCCAACCAACTTACACTATGTTAGTCAAACAACCCTGTCAGTTGATGAAACGGCAGATGTGATTGATCGCTTGCGTATCGTGTTCCCTGAGATCCAAGGGCCACGTAAAGATGATATTTGTTACGCAACTCAAAATCGTCAAGATGCTGTGCGTGAAATGGCTGAAACAGTTGATGTAATGATTGTTGTTGGCTCAAAAAATTCCTCTAACTCTAACCGTTTACGTGAATTGTCGGAAAAATTAGGAACGCCTGGTTATCTGACCGATTGTGTTGAAGATATAGAAGCAAGTTGGTTTGAAAATAAAACAAAAGTTGGAGTCACCGCTGGTGCATCTGCGCCTGAAGAGTTGGTGAACCAAATTATTCAACAAATTCAGACAATCACTGGCTCTGATGTTGAAGAATTATCAGGTCGCGAAGAAAACATGTTCTTTGAAGTACCAAAAGAGTTACAAGTTAAGAATATCTAA